A single Kribbella aluminosa DNA region contains:
- a CDS encoding histidine phosphatase family protein has protein sequence MRHGEVYNPAGVLYGRIPGYHLSELGRQMAERVAEHVKGRDVVHLVCSPLERAQETMEPISKVFGITPDIDERVIEAANLFEGKKFGVGDGALRNPSAWWLLRNPFKPSWGEPYQQLVRRMRDAIETAREKAAGHEALIVSHQLPIWIVRSAIEGRRLPHDPRKRQCSLASLTSFTFHGDQIVSVGYSEPAKDLLPVKNPKKFVGGA, from the coding sequence ATGCGTCACGGCGAGGTGTACAACCCGGCCGGTGTGCTCTACGGCCGGATCCCCGGGTACCACCTGTCCGAGCTCGGCCGGCAGATGGCCGAGCGGGTCGCCGAGCACGTCAAGGGCCGCGACGTCGTGCACCTGGTCTGCTCGCCGCTGGAGCGGGCCCAGGAGACGATGGAGCCGATCTCCAAGGTGTTCGGGATCACCCCGGACATCGACGAGCGGGTGATCGAGGCCGCGAACCTGTTCGAGGGCAAGAAGTTCGGCGTCGGCGACGGCGCGCTGCGGAACCCGAGCGCCTGGTGGCTGCTGCGGAACCCGTTCAAGCCGTCCTGGGGCGAGCCGTACCAGCAGCTCGTCCGCCGGATGCGGGACGCGATCGAGACCGCCCGGGAGAAGGCCGCCGGGCACGAGGCGCTGATCGTCTCGCACCAGCTGCCGATCTGGATCGTCCGCTCCGCGATCGAGGGCCGCCGGCTGCCGCACGACCCGCGCAAACGTCAGTGCAGCCTCGCCAGCCTGACGTCGTTCACCTTCCACGGTGACCAGATCGTCTCGGTCGGCTACTCCGAACCGGCGAAAGACCTGCTCCCCGTCAAGAACCCGAAGAAGTTCGTGGGCGGCGCGTGA
- a CDS encoding TlpA family protein disulfide reductase yields the protein MLRRTAVLVAGVFLVAGCSSGQQAAQNRQGQAGFVSGNGNVSVFAAADRKTAPELTGKTLDDKTWTLSEQKGKVVVLNVWGSWCPPCRKEAPELVAAAKELGPSVQFVGLNTRDLDPAPAKKFVQEFGVQYPNVYDPNGRALLRFRGQISPAAIPTTLVIDKFGKVAGRVVGEVTKQTLLGMVAEAK from the coding sequence ATGTTGCGGCGTACGGCGGTCCTGGTGGCCGGGGTGTTCCTCGTCGCGGGGTGCAGCTCGGGTCAGCAGGCCGCGCAGAACCGGCAGGGCCAGGCCGGATTCGTCAGCGGCAACGGAAACGTGTCGGTGTTCGCGGCCGCTGATCGCAAGACCGCGCCCGAGCTGACCGGCAAGACCCTCGACGACAAGACCTGGACCCTGTCGGAGCAGAAGGGCAAGGTCGTCGTCCTGAACGTGTGGGGCTCGTGGTGCCCGCCCTGCCGTAAGGAAGCGCCGGAGCTGGTTGCCGCGGCCAAGGAACTCGGGCCGTCGGTGCAGTTCGTCGGGCTGAACACCCGCGACCTCGACCCGGCGCCGGCGAAGAAGTTCGTCCAGGAGTTCGGCGTGCAGTACCCGAACGTGTACGACCCGAACGGCCGGGCGTTGCTGCGGTTCCGCGGCCAGATCTCGCCGGCCGCGATTCCGACCACGCTGGTGATCGACAAGTTCGGCAAGGTCGCGGGCCGCGTCGTCGGTGAAGTGACCAAGCAAACCCTTCTGGGAATGGTGGCTGAAGCCAAATGA
- a CDS encoding cytochrome c biogenesis CcdA family protein, with the protein MLVALPIAVLAGAISFFSPCVVPLLPGYLSYVTGLSAAELGSGKRGRMLAGTALFVAGFSAVFILTGVLFGKAGDLLIDHQTAITRVLGGLTVVLGVVFLGGFGFAQRDLRVHRVPAVGIAAAPLLGVLFGFGWTPCIGPTLGTVMTLATTQGSTGRGAMLALVFSLGLGIPFIVAALAFRRMLSAVAWVRKHQLLVIRIGGVLMIAVGLLLLTGVWDSMTADLRQWVANFGSAV; encoded by the coding sequence ATGCTGGTTGCGCTGCCGATCGCGGTGCTGGCCGGTGCGATCTCGTTCTTCTCGCCGTGCGTCGTACCGCTGCTGCCCGGCTACCTCTCGTACGTCACCGGCCTGTCCGCCGCCGAGCTCGGCTCCGGGAAGCGCGGCCGGATGCTGGCCGGTACGGCGTTGTTCGTCGCCGGGTTCTCCGCCGTGTTCATCCTCACCGGTGTGCTGTTCGGCAAGGCCGGTGACCTGCTGATCGATCATCAGACCGCGATCACCCGGGTGCTCGGCGGGCTCACCGTCGTACTGGGTGTGGTGTTCCTCGGCGGGTTCGGTTTCGCGCAGCGCGACCTGCGCGTGCACCGGGTACCGGCGGTCGGGATCGCGGCCGCGCCGCTGCTCGGCGTACTGTTCGGATTCGGCTGGACGCCGTGTATCGGGCCGACGCTCGGGACCGTCATGACGCTGGCCACCACCCAGGGCAGTACCGGGCGCGGCGCGATGCTCGCGCTGGTGTTCAGCCTCGGGCTGGGGATCCCGTTCATCGTGGCGGCGCTGGCGTTCCGGCGGATGCTGTCCGCGGTGGCCTGGGTCCGCAAGCACCAGCTGCTGGTGATCCGGATCGGCGGCGTACTGATGATCGCGGTGGGACTCCTGCTGCTGACAGGAGTGTGGGACTCGATGACCGCGGACCTTCGGCAGTGGGTCGCCAACTTCGGATCGGCGGTGTGA
- the resB gene encoding cytochrome c biogenesis protein ResB: MTEVDQGVKDSITAPTGNSGNEPPPALGLVGWLRWTWRQLTSMKTALVLLFLLALGAVPGSLIPQTPIDPIKVSDFLTAHRKLGPLYDKLGLFDVYKSAWFSAIYLLLFISLIGCVLPRLSVYFKALRARPPKPPRNLNRLPGYQRFEVDEAGDVIEAATRELKRRRFRVQVYDGAVGAERGYLREAGNLLFHFSLILALIGVAWGSLFGYRGTVLVVVGNGFSNSVAQYDDFTPGRAFSGDGDLPPFSLTVKDFQVKFQEDGPQKGAAREFKAQLSYQETLDAPEKSYLLQVNHPLQLDGSSVYLIGHGYAPRVTVRDGQGNVAFSGPAPFLPQDSNFSSFGVVKAPDARPLTLGFEGYFLPTAVIGQNGPVSVFPDSLNPELVMTGYYGRPQPETGKPESVYQLDKSKLTQFTKDGDKWRFQLAPGQSVALPDKAGSITFEGYSRWVKLQISHTPGTDLALAGILLAILGLMGSLFVHPRRTWVRVREEDGRTVVEVAGLDRGPERGLGDEIQAITDRLKPASSSNQEQP; the protein is encoded by the coding sequence ATGACCGAGGTCGATCAGGGGGTCAAGGATTCCATCACCGCACCGACCGGCAACTCCGGCAACGAACCACCGCCGGCTCTCGGCCTGGTCGGCTGGCTGCGCTGGACCTGGCGGCAGCTGACCTCGATGAAGACCGCGCTGGTGCTGCTGTTCCTGCTGGCGCTCGGCGCGGTGCCCGGGTCGCTGATCCCGCAGACGCCGATCGACCCGATCAAGGTGTCGGACTTCCTCACCGCGCACCGGAAGCTCGGCCCGCTGTACGACAAGCTCGGGCTCTTCGACGTCTACAAGTCCGCGTGGTTCTCGGCGATCTACCTGCTGCTGTTCATCTCGCTGATCGGCTGCGTCCTTCCCCGGCTTTCCGTGTACTTCAAGGCGTTGCGGGCCCGGCCACCGAAGCCGCCGCGGAACCTGAACCGGCTGCCCGGGTACCAGCGCTTCGAGGTCGACGAGGCCGGCGACGTCATCGAGGCCGCGACCCGCGAGCTGAAGCGCCGGCGCTTCCGCGTGCAGGTGTACGACGGAGCCGTCGGGGCCGAGCGCGGATACCTGCGCGAGGCCGGCAACCTGCTCTTCCACTTCTCGCTGATCCTGGCGCTGATCGGCGTCGCCTGGGGCTCCCTGTTCGGGTACCGCGGCACCGTACTGGTTGTCGTCGGCAACGGTTTCTCCAACTCGGTCGCGCAGTACGACGACTTCACGCCCGGCCGCGCGTTCAGCGGTGACGGCGACCTGCCGCCGTTCTCGCTGACCGTCAAGGACTTCCAGGTGAAGTTCCAGGAGGACGGCCCGCAGAAGGGCGCGGCCCGCGAGTTCAAGGCGCAGCTGTCGTACCAGGAAACCCTGGATGCCCCGGAGAAGTCGTACCTGCTGCAGGTCAACCACCCGCTGCAGCTGGACGGCAGCAGCGTGTACCTGATCGGCCACGGGTACGCGCCGCGGGTGACGGTCCGCGACGGGCAGGGGAACGTGGCGTTCTCCGGGCCGGCGCCGTTCCTGCCGCAGGACAGCAACTTCTCGTCGTTCGGCGTGGTCAAGGCGCCGGACGCCCGGCCGCTGACCCTCGGTTTCGAGGGGTACTTCCTGCCGACCGCGGTGATCGGCCAGAACGGCCCGGTGTCCGTCTTCCCCGACTCGCTGAACCCGGAGCTGGTGATGACCGGGTACTACGGCCGTCCGCAGCCGGAGACCGGGAAGCCCGAGTCCGTGTACCAGCTGGACAAGTCGAAGCTGACGCAGTTCACCAAGGACGGCGACAAGTGGCGGTTCCAGCTCGCGCCGGGGCAGAGCGTCGCGCTGCCGGACAAGGCCGGGTCGATCACCTTCGAGGGGTACAGCCGCTGGGTGAAGCTCCAGATCAGCCACACGCCGGGAACGGACCTGGCGCTGGCCGGCATCCTGCTGGCGATCCTCGGCCTGATGGGCTCGCTGTTCGTGCATCCGCGGCGTACCTGGGTGCGAGTCCGGGAGGAGGACGGGCGTACCGTGGTCGAGGTCGCCGGTCTGGACCGCGGCCCCGAGCGGGGGCTCGGCGACGAGATCCAGGCGATCACCGACCGACTGAAGCCCGCCAGCTCGAGCAACCAGGAGCAGCCATGA
- the ccsB gene encoding c-type cytochrome biogenesis protein CcsB has protein sequence MTPETYAHVSNLLIPTATVIYTLAMVSHAMEWALGRAAVVRKAVPAEAKEAAVLVGSGSVASPAADAPTAPAAAGAEGPAATERLDAASRIGLLLTWMGFVFHLGGVVTRGLAAGRVPWGNMYEFSVTASLAVAIVYLIFVQRYKLQYLGLGVTFVITAVLGLASLALYTPAGPLVPALHSYWLVIHVSAAAISGGAFTVGGLISVLYLVKARAERKVLDGGTMSAALRRLPAAEAMDGSAYKVLAFAFPLWTFGVLVAGPIWAEHAWGRYWGWDPKEVWSLVTWVVYAAYLHARATAGWRGRRAATIAIVGWFVFIFNFVGVNLLVSGLHSYAGV, from the coding sequence ATGACCCCGGAGACCTACGCACATGTCTCCAACCTGCTGATCCCCACCGCCACGGTGATCTACACCCTTGCGATGGTCTCGCACGCGATGGAGTGGGCCCTCGGCCGCGCCGCGGTCGTGCGGAAGGCTGTTCCTGCGGAGGCGAAGGAAGCAGCGGTTCTGGTCGGCTCCGGTTCGGTCGCGAGCCCTGCGGCTGATGCCCCGACGGCTCCTGCCGCCGCCGGCGCCGAAGGCCCCGCCGCAACCGAGCGGCTGGATGCGGCGAGCCGGATCGGGTTGCTGCTGACCTGGATGGGTTTCGTGTTCCACCTCGGCGGTGTGGTCACCCGCGGGCTCGCGGCCGGCCGGGTGCCGTGGGGGAACATGTACGAGTTCTCCGTCACGGCGTCGCTCGCCGTCGCGATCGTCTACCTGATCTTCGTCCAGCGGTACAAGTTGCAGTACCTCGGGCTCGGCGTGACGTTCGTGATCACCGCCGTCCTCGGCCTGGCGTCGCTGGCGCTCTACACACCGGCCGGCCCGCTCGTTCCGGCCTTGCACTCGTACTGGCTCGTGATCCACGTGTCCGCCGCCGCGATCTCCGGTGGTGCGTTCACGGTCGGTGGCCTGATCTCGGTGCTCTACCTGGTCAAGGCCCGGGCCGAGCGCAAGGTGCTGGACGGCGGCACGATGTCGGCGGCGCTGCGACGGCTGCCGGCCGCGGAGGCGATGGACGGTTCGGCGTACAAGGTGTTGGCGTTCGCGTTCCCGCTGTGGACGTTCGGCGTGCTGGTGGCCGGGCCGATCTGGGCCGAGCACGCCTGGGGCCGGTACTGGGGCTGGGACCCCAAGGAGGTCTGGTCGCTGGTGACCTGGGTGGTGTACGCCGCCTACCTGCACGCACGCGCCACCGCGGGCTGGCGGGGCCGCCGGGCCGCGACGATCGCGATCGTCGGCTGGTTCGTCTTCATCTTCAACTTCGTCGGCGTGAACCTGTTGGTCTCCGGCCTGCACTCCTACGCTGGGGTGTGA
- a CDS encoding DUF4229 domain-containing protein has product MKEFGIYTGLRAGLFAVCLAVLWFALRSWLSIWPIALLALVVSSILSIFVLRAARDRLAGKIDTRATKISARLEQARSAEDDD; this is encoded by the coding sequence ATGAAGGAATTCGGTATCTACACCGGCCTGCGGGCCGGGCTGTTCGCGGTGTGCCTCGCGGTGCTGTGGTTCGCGCTGCGCAGCTGGCTGTCGATCTGGCCGATCGCGTTGCTGGCCCTGGTCGTGTCCTCGATCCTCTCGATCTTCGTGCTGCGCGCCGCCCGCGACCGCCTGGCCGGCAAGATCGACACCCGCGCCACCAAGATCAGCGCCCGCCTCGAGCAAGCCCGCTCCGCCGAGGACGACGACTAA
- a CDS encoding TetR-like C-terminal domain-containing protein gives MDAAGVRQRPRVEGGREEEILDATVAVVAELGYDRLTMDAVATAAKASKATLYRRWSTKAELVVDAISRAKGCPMPEDVDTGSLRGDLISMSCGDGGFTDEVPMSVVAGLLTALHRDDDLQKAFRERFLAPRNALTSKVYERAVARGEIAPDVDVELLSVTLPAVIIHHAYILGVEPTDELILRVIDNVIMPAARGSQAS, from the coding sequence GTGGATGCAGCAGGCGTGCGGCAGCGGCCGCGGGTCGAAGGTGGGCGTGAGGAGGAGATCCTCGACGCGACCGTCGCAGTGGTGGCCGAGCTCGGCTACGACCGGCTGACGATGGACGCGGTGGCGACCGCGGCGAAGGCCAGCAAGGCCACGCTGTACCGGCGCTGGTCCACCAAGGCCGAGCTGGTCGTGGACGCGATCAGCCGGGCCAAGGGCTGCCCGATGCCGGAGGACGTCGACACCGGCAGCCTGCGCGGCGACCTGATCTCGATGTCCTGCGGCGACGGCGGGTTCACCGACGAGGTGCCGATGTCGGTGGTGGCCGGCCTGCTGACCGCGCTGCACCGCGACGACGACCTGCAGAAGGCCTTCCGGGAACGCTTCCTGGCGCCGCGGAACGCGCTGACCAGCAAGGTGTACGAGCGTGCCGTCGCGCGCGGCGAGATCGCGCCGGACGTGGACGTCGAGCTGCTGTCGGTGACACTGCCCGCGGTGATCATCCACCACGCCTACATCCTCGGCGTCGAGCCGACCGACGAACTGATCCTCCGAGTGATCGACAACGTGATCATGCCTGCGGCGCGGGGGTCGCAGGCGAGCTGA
- a CDS encoding MFS transporter, producing the protein MSEEVINADPPEGRPVDAVGEPNAHGHRNLGIALALICMAQLMVVLDGTIVNIALPHIKAALGFSDASLPWVVNAYALAFGGLLLLGGRIGDIVGRRKVFVFGVVLFGLASFVGGIAQNESVLLASRILQGLAAAAASPNALALITTTFPAGKERNRAMGVYAAMSGAGAAVGLILGGALTEASWRWTFFINTPIGLLVAVLAFRYLGESARQSGKFDLPGAITGTVGLTALVYGLTHAGSSGWGNTATLIYIFGGLALIGIFLGIEARSRHALMPFRILANRTRGISFFVMLIVGAAMFSMFYFLGIFVQSIMGYSALKTGVSFLPFSVGIVVAAQVASTLVARVDPRWISGVGGVFVAAGMFGFSRLQVDSTYLTDLLPYILVLSFGMGLIFVPLTLTAVSGVAAEDSGVGSAVLNTVQQIGGAIGLALLGTISANAIKDRFAELAPGLQKAAESGQSPEQLNQLKGQFLALATTHGFTRAFLWSSFLALGAGLITLIGLSIKHKDLANDGQSPVHMG; encoded by the coding sequence ATGTCCGAAGAAGTCATCAACGCCGATCCGCCGGAAGGGCGGCCGGTCGACGCGGTGGGTGAGCCGAACGCTCACGGGCATCGCAATCTCGGGATCGCGCTCGCGCTGATCTGCATGGCGCAGCTGATGGTCGTGCTGGACGGCACCATCGTGAACATCGCGCTGCCGCACATCAAGGCCGCGCTCGGATTCTCCGACGCCTCGCTGCCCTGGGTGGTCAACGCGTACGCGCTGGCGTTCGGCGGTCTGCTGCTGCTCGGCGGCCGGATCGGTGACATCGTCGGCCGCCGCAAGGTGTTCGTGTTCGGTGTCGTGCTGTTCGGCCTGGCGTCGTTCGTCGGCGGTATCGCGCAGAACGAGAGCGTTCTGCTCGCCAGCCGGATCCTCCAGGGTCTCGCGGCCGCGGCGGCCTCGCCGAACGCGCTCGCCCTGATCACCACGACGTTCCCGGCCGGCAAGGAACGCAACCGCGCGATGGGTGTGTACGCCGCGATGTCGGGGGCCGGTGCGGCCGTCGGCCTGATCCTCGGCGGCGCACTGACCGAGGCGTCCTGGCGCTGGACGTTCTTCATCAACACGCCGATCGGCCTGCTGGTCGCCGTACTGGCGTTCCGGTACCTCGGCGAGTCGGCCCGGCAGTCCGGCAAGTTCGACCTGCCCGGCGCCATCACCGGCACCGTGGGGCTGACCGCGCTGGTCTACGGCCTCACGCACGCGGGTTCGAGCGGCTGGGGCAACACCGCCACGCTGATCTACATCTTCGGCGGCCTGGCGCTGATCGGGATCTTCCTCGGGATCGAGGCCCGGTCCCGGCACGCGCTGATGCCGTTCCGGATCCTCGCCAACCGGACCCGTGGGATCAGCTTCTTCGTGATGCTGATCGTCGGTGCGGCGATGTTCTCGATGTTCTACTTCCTGGGCATCTTCGTGCAGTCGATCATGGGCTACAGCGCGCTGAAGACCGGCGTCTCGTTCCTGCCGTTCAGCGTCGGCATCGTGGTCGCGGCGCAGGTCGCGTCGACGCTGGTGGCGCGGGTCGACCCGCGCTGGATCTCCGGTGTGGGTGGCGTGTTCGTGGCGGCCGGCATGTTCGGGTTCAGCCGGCTCCAGGTGGACTCGACGTACCTGACGGACCTGCTGCCGTACATCCTGGTGCTGTCGTTCGGTATGGGCCTGATCTTCGTACCGTTGACGCTGACCGCGGTCAGTGGTGTGGCGGCGGAGGACTCGGGTGTCGGTTCCGCAGTACTGAACACCGTGCAGCAGATCGGTGGTGCGATCGGTCTGGCGCTGCTCGGGACGATCTCCGCGAACGCGATCAAGGACCGGTTCGCCGAGCTGGCCCCGGGCCTGCAGAAGGCGGCCGAGTCCGGGCAGTCGCCGGAGCAGCTCAATCAGCTGAAGGGGCAGTTCTTGGCGCTCGCCACGACGCACGGGTTCACCCGCGCGTTCCTGTGGTCGTCGTTCCTGGCGCTCGGCGCCGGGCTGATCACGCTGATCGGCCTGTCGATCAAGCACAAGGACCTGGCCAACGACGGCCAGAGCCCGGTCCACATGGGCTGA